CGTTGTAAACTCtttttctgagcggctgcacACATCTTAAAAGGACGTTAAAGCttgtttaattttactttgtatttgtcTGCTCAGGCGCTTTGAACTATCATCtgtatggttttatttttacaggtcTTTCAGaagatttttgttgtaaacTATATTATAAGAATATAATTGTGAATTGGACTTTGTCGTCAAGAATATCTGTGAACTCAgctgttttgtaaaatatatatatatctggacTAGCttgttggaaagaaaataaatttgtcgAGTAGACtgtgacagaagaagaaaagtgagTAAATGAAGATTCAGCGGTGGATACAGGTCCATTGTCCTACAACCACGACATCATGTGAGTTTATAGAGATAAGCTTGCGTGATTTTTATACACTGTCATCAAAGTAGTATAGCTGTATCCCCTTTATTAGCACGGTTATTCTCTTTGCCTTAAttatatttccttatttcttatattaCATTTGCTTGTATGAATGCAAGTGGTTGAGTTAGTGGGTTATGTAAAGTATTCCACTTCAGTCCTTTATCTCCACTACAATCATGAATAGTAATGTGTAAgccttgtttattgtttaaaattttaatgtcttgggtctcctcgacagacaataaagtctgatttgatttgatttgatttaatttgatttgatttgatttccaAGAAATTATCATTATCCAGAGTTACTGGTAATAGTTTATTGGTGTTCCAGCATAAACTCAGTAAAACATAGTTGTATTTTACAAAGACCAACATAACGACACAATATCATTACACCTAAACAAGGAATGAATACGAAAGGACTCTGTTcatgtcagattttttttatttgttagttttcttCAATTCTTTGCTATTCTGATAATACAAAAATTGGTAAATTTAAACCTCCAAGCACCAGTAAACAggataaaataaaaccattaaaataaCGACTACAGTTGTTAAGATACAGTGTACTTCTATTATCAAAAATCATGTAAATACTCACACCATCAGTTACATAAACCAGTAATTATTTAAACTCTAGTTACACAGGTTCATACACAAGTCTGTTTAAATGGtgataaaagaaagatattACAATTGTTATATCATATTAAGTAATTtagaccaaacatttttcaaatcaaATTAGTACAATACAGTCAAGTTAGACAAAATAGCTAAAGGTGTACCTATTCTAAATTGTTAATACACTTATGAAAGACGTGTTTTAAAACTTAATCCTGATGTAAAGCATGATAATCCATCTAAATAACAGAATATGAGACAAAGATGAAATTTCAGTTTTGCTTCTTCCTGTATTCAAAAAATGTAAGTCTTACACAAACACTTAATTCAACAGCCAAGGACAATATTTAAACTTAGTGCTTATATAAATGCTATAGTTAAAAGgtcagaaaacatttcaatttgCTACACTACAACTGCATATGATGAAAGCTTCAGTCAACATCCGTtcttaacaaacatttttgttgcaggtaatactttttctttaacGTCAATTATTAACATTGGTGAATaatctttttcattgtttgttgtcttAAAGCAGTTTTCCATCTAACTTAAATTAAAAGGATTGCTGGACAATGATGTAGCGTCTCGATTAATGCCAAAATCGTAATCCCAAccaaaaaagtaatatttattttcagtttttttgaaagataaaactgattctaaacaaagatatataaatttatagaaGATTAGGCGTTACAttttttagaattaaaaaaaaaattattattttattactccaATATTTTGTCAGTAACAAGTATGCAAATAGGAATAGTACTTCGATTATGAGATTATTAAATctaatacattttttgaaaagctATTCTCGTGCACCGCAAACAAAGCAATTCTTTTAGAGGCAATTGTGATATAAATGCCTTACTTAACAGACTATCATTACCTTGTCTTAGTTGTTTCCTCATTTTGTGACAAAGTAGTTAGGaaataatatatgtgtgtgtgcgcgtgcttgtgtgtgcggttggttgtttgtctttgtgtgttctAGAGTGCAGCTGCTCAATAATTTTGATCACAGCTTATTGTTGGCTACGCGATCCAGAAAGTCCGCCATCCTCTCCAGTTCATTTGAAGCATCTGATGATTGATCACCATTCAATGCAGATATTGAGTGCACGAGATCTATAACATTTAAAGGAAGCATCACAGTATTCAAGACGAAGGAAGCCTTTCCTACCGCTTTGATTCCTTGTAACGCCGCTCTCCCCACTCTGGCCGCATTACCGACATTTCTACCAGCCTGTGCCACCTCTGCTGCTACGCCCACATTTACAGCCACTCGCACAACATTAAATGCTCTCTCGGCATTGACCATCGCTATCTCAACGTTGACTGCTGCTTCCTCAGCATTCGCCGCCGCCCTTTCGGCATTGACTGCTGCTCCCCAggcattatttatttgtctttgctcTCTTTCCCTAGTAATTGTGTCCCTTATCAATCGATAACCATCCCCAGCCTGGATACCGCGTTTGATTATGCGAccaatgtatttaaaaattgtccTTACAGTATTTAGACAACCGTACTTATCCAAGAAGTGCTTTTCTaaatcattttgaaatttctCCCAATTTTCTTGTATGCCTGAGATGTTTCTCTTTTCTATGATATATTCTACACAAGATGCAGTAACGCTACCAGCACCGCCGACACCAGCGAACGCTGCACCAGCCCCCGCTGCCATCAAGGACAATCCACCTGTTGGAACAGCCAATAAGGCAGCCCCCACGAATaacactgaaacaaaaaacaataaacattagCCAGTTAAGCTAAGAAAGTAGGCAcgttttataacttttaatatttttcgtTGGTTGTGGTTTTCAGTGATGTCAACAGTTAAAATTTACTCCACTCTAAGTGTTGATTCaggtcaaaataaaaatattgaccaaaATGCATTATGGTGATGACCTCTTTATAGCACCTTCTTCaatatgaaaaacatttactCGAGCTCACTCCATCAATAACTCTAACTCGCCTATAAAATAACCTGTGGTTTTAAATCCTATCGTTTTCAGTGAGTGAATCCTCGCGATCGACAAATGAATTACCcctgttaattttaaatatgttaaGAGAAAGTAAAGCGAAGCTCTCACCTCCTCCAAACACTGATACGGTGGAGCTCACGGTCTTAGCGACGTTTACCCCAAAGTGATGTCCTTTGAGAtctttaataacattatttatctcGTCGCGCAGCTTGGCGGCGTCCTTTCGCAACTGATCTTCACTAGACATAATGTTTTAACTTTAGCTGAAATGAGAATATAGTAAATTTAACCGGTTATGTTTTAAAGACCATACAATAATCAAAAATAtactaagaagaaaaatattcagtGATATTAGTTTTTCGCCCAAAGAAATTTCCAAGCAGGTATCTATCTTCgctgcttttattatttcttcagtagtgtttaaaatacaatttgaGGAGGAATCATGTTcaaacattttactgtttttggtTATGCTCAAACAAAACAGATATATTTTGTTAGCTGATTCTGTAAAATTCATGTGTGCAGACTTTTCCTGCAAACACGCTAAAAAGCTGTTTTATTTCAACACTGCTACtgtattgttttcattgttagAGGCTTTAATatctgttgcttttttaaaaacaatatgttCATTGTTTTCCTATATAATTCAGCAGTTATTTTAGTTTGTAAATTTATCCGTATGTCCTTTATACTTCTTATGTCAAGATTTAAGTAGCGATATCCTAATCCAAAGTTGCGCACTCTAGCATGCTTTTATCCATGCGATACGACGTTATCCTCGACTGACCAAGCTGTAGAGTGAATATATGACCCCATAGAAGGctctaaaagttttttttaaaagaaggcACACCATTTATAATATCTggttgtaatatatatatatcagagcTTTATCATCTCTATACCCAACGTTTGTCAGGTCACAGGACCACATTTCATTTTGCCAAATGGTTTCGTTCAGATTTAAATATGTTCTCTActtcattttataaacataataatTCGCACaaggattgttttttttttgtttttttttgtttttttttttttttttttctgctattagAAAACCGGATAATTTCAGCAGAATTTTCAGTATAAAGACTAAATATTTTTGCTATGAAAGGTGCTGCGCACACACTGTTGTTTTAAGAATTTTAAGccgttttcttcctttcatttacCAGCGTCCTACGTTATCCTGGTAACTATCGTCTTTTGAATATAAGGTATTAGATGATTATTGTATCGATAGccacaaaacataatattttttactaGAGCAGTTAATGTGTCCTCAGCCGAGCCTAACGTAGATAGATATGTCCCGACACGTGCCAGAAAGCTCTAGAGCAAGGTTTTTTGTTTGACCAAAagctttatttaattttcatgtattacagattttttaatttattaccaaagaaaaaaaattactaaaatatgAACTGCTACATGACAGTTAGAGTATGTGACTACTTTAAAACTCTTGAAGATTATCAAGAAAGGGTTAAATGTTCATTCTAATCTGTACATGTCGCATTGGATGGAAGAACTATCGTCGAACAACACTGgtaaacgcacgcacgcacacacacaaaacatatatCAATATAATGCATTGTATTAATTCTAACTTTTATTATAGCTACACTACACAACTACACGTTatctttgaaatatatttacagtatCGATACATTACTGAAAGTAACTTACAGTTTACAGCAAACGGGAGAAAGgataatttttacttttcctgaaTCGTGATGATCATGAAGACATAAGGTACCTTCTGTCACTGTCAGCTCTCGATCTTCAGTTTATAAAGAGTAGAACACACATTTCGTAGAAATTGTTAGCCATGTGCCCTAATTGTACTTTTATGGTAAGTATCGAGGGTTCCTATAAAAGCACACGTGCTGGCGATGAGATGATGTAACCAAACTCGACTGCTTCCGCATTCCAGTCATTTTCGTGCGGTAGCCCCCTCTGTTGACGGGTAcagttctttttaatttttagtgccaaatagaaaaaataccaccaccacctggaAACACCCCCACCCGTGTAACCTGCCCTTCAAGCCTGGATGATGAACAGACCCACGCGattgacccctatcacctttcggggcctctagcacaaaactgttccgcgcgacttaagactcatttcatcTTGGAGGGTCACATATGTTATTAGCCATAAGGTGGGTTATTATTCCTTTTACATACATGCACAAGCATACACAAAGTAAGTAAAAAATCAAGTTCATAttcataaatacacatacacgcacgcacacacaaacatgcatgccaATCCACGAGCTCGCATACACTCTTTCCccattcacacaaaaaacacattcGATAAGCATAGTTTTTAGTCTTGTTTTAATATGTGTTAGTGGAGACGGAAATGTCGGAGTGGTTAAGACACTAACATCTGGACCTGTAACCATACGTGACGGAGATACCCTCCCACTGTCAAaggctgagaaaaaaaaggaacgtGAAATACATAATGAATCTCGTCCACGAAAAAAGCAAATTTGTTTCACCTCACTTCCTAAAAACCGGACAGGCTAGAGGACaatctttacctttacctggttataaaaagaaaatgttaacaagCTCGACTTCTATAGTATGAAAATTAGAATTGCGAAATAACAAATTTTATGCTTGAAAGCATTCGAATGGCAATTTTACAGCGTAAGAAATATTCGTTGTTTTATACTGTAccatggaaaaatattttttacttcctTATAACAGATGCTTCATCGGGATTGGTAAGTGAAAAACGAATTTTGCGTAAAAGCTTGTTGACAGGTCCAAATACGTATTACTAAGAACTATGAATGTTCACTGTCGGTCACCAGGATTAgtgttattttcaaaactgcCGCAATACGATCTTCTTCCCGGTgtctcttcccccccccccaaaggGCTCAGTACTTGGCTCCATTCTGTTCATTTTATGCACGAAGGCACTTTATCATTCGTCTGGTCTTAGCAGGTTATCTTATAAATCACATTCTGACGACACGGAGGTGTACTGTTCCACTCCACCGGCTgtgtctcactctgctaccagcaccaaaGAAGCATGTAGTAGGGACGTCAAAGATTGAATCGTAAAAAAGAGTTTTAGGCCCAACGACGATACAATGGAAGCCACCTTTTgctctaccaaaaaaaaaaatcatcgctCGTTAGTCTGCACCATAAGGTTGACGATaccaacatcacctttacaTTGTCCATCTgaaatctgggattcattgtcactgcagacctTGATAGATAATACaacaactgtctgtcagtctgcctattattaCTGTTCCTCCActttagttcctgtaacttaattgCTAACGAGACTCTACCATTTACtactactattagtctccctcgCGTTAAACTCATAATGAgatttctttttgatttttccTATCacacaatttaacaatacttttgccgtgaaatcataatttataattaaggacaatacaaaaacatatttgtttaccttgactcGGCAGGtaactaaatgcacagattcccctgtctgtattcacacgtGTACAGGTATGATCAACAGTCTCGGCAGCTGTTATGAATGCTACGCACTGTTCACTAAGTGAAAAACCTCCAGGTAAACTCTCGTTATTAATGTCATCAGTTTATGATCCTGCACGAGGTTTACGAATGAGATCCCCCTTTTTTCATTCTCACGCGGTACACATACTCGCACACTCTCGCGAACTAAGCTTACAAAGGAAATAACGCATTTCCCTGACAGACCACAATAGCATATTGTAACAGAATTTTGAGTTAGTGTGCATCAAAACAATGCAACTACTCCTCTTATATTTGCCAAATACTCACCATTAGATCTTCTAAATGTGCACCGAAAAATCACCTCTCCTTGAGCATTACTtttaacaacagtccacacaatgttAGTCATTCTTTAACCTAtcccttctctttttctttaatgactACTTCCTTGTCGTCCTTCGCGGACTCATGAAACTTTAAGTCCTTAAAACCTTGTCCCACCTGTCTTCTATATTTGTCGTTTACTTGTCCTCAGCACTGTTGttattcttctgtcttttcgTATTTTGTCAATGTCTTGTTTTCGTTTCAAGCGACAATTGTATGCTCCTTTTTAGCGTGAGTATGCGCTACAAAAGTCACGAACTTGTTTTACTGGACTCCTGGCAGATGATGCTTTTCCAGtttactactaaaacgaggcagttgtgtactaagcttccagtttattcacatttcagattaactactaaaacgaggcaggtgtgtacaaagcttccggcgTAGTcaaattcattgtttaggctcaccgagactaactgtggagaacttctcaagaggctaagcgttggtcttggcagacagactgcaatccacctatacacgtccgtgaacATTGTGACTATGTGGACGTGTTGGATGCCGCTCCACCCCTTTCCCATACCAACATTCACGTTCTCTTCCTTCTTGTCACATCTGTCCAAAAGACAGGTGAGCACTCCAAATCGAACTCAACCTCTGCGTCCTTAAACTTTTGGTGATTTTACtcaattcttattttaaatcGCGTGTTACAGATGTATATTATTACTCTTTCTTCAAGGTAATACTGTAAGCGCAGAGAACTATGCATTCAGCCGATAAGTTCCACGAAAGAAAACCAGGAAGAAGATCGAATTACAACAGTTTTAAGAACCACTAACCCCGGGCGACTGGCTGTGACCCTTTGAAAACTTTGTTCATAAGCAGTTATATTTCTAAGTACCACATACCCGGATCTATCAAAAATGTAACACGCAGAATACGTTCTTCACTCACCATTTTCTGTTAAGCTTATGTTTCAAGGGAGTACGTACTAAATATATCTGCAAGGTGCAGTATTATACTGTGTGTTTTAAACGCTGTTTTGTGCTAATCGAATACTTTCAAGCACaaagtgttttttgtgtttgtgtttttcattttcatgttcaAACAAATCAAGCTTGCTCGTTATATGTAATCTTCTTCTGCTAAATTAAAAGTCATATATGTTTGCTCTTTTAACGAGTGATGTTTAACAgatttgcagtttgttttgttttccccaCTGAAACATAGTTCAAAAAGACTAAATGTAATGCTTATTGCGCGCgcccgtctgtgtgtgtgtgtgcgcgtgcgagcGCATTCAAACGTACGTGTGCTTTGTCtgatttctgtctctctctaacacacacacacatcctacAGAGAACACATCAATAGACTTGTGTCTattcttttgttacttttacaaattatttacttaatCATAAATTTgtagcaagtatt
The sequence above is a segment of the Pomacea canaliculata isolate SZHN2017 linkage group LG6, ASM307304v1, whole genome shotgun sequence genome. Coding sequences within it:
- the LOC112567233 gene encoding uncharacterized protein LOC112567233 gives rise to the protein MSSEDQLRKDAAKLRDEINNVIKDLKGHHFGVNVAKTVSSTVSVFGGVLFVGAALLAVPTGGLSLMAAGAGAAFAGVGGAGSVTASCVEYIIEKRNISGIQENWEKFQNDLEKHFLDKYGCLNTVRTIFKYIGRIIKRGIQAGDGYRLIRDTITREREQRQINNAWGAAVNAERAAANAEEAAVNVEIAMVNAERAFNVVRVAVNVGVAAEVAQAGRNVGNAARVGRAALQGIKAVGKASFVLNTVMLPLNVIDLVHSISALNGDQSSDASNELERMADFLDRVANNKL